A portion of the Actomonas aquatica genome contains these proteins:
- a CDS encoding energy transducer TonB, translating to MKNAFLIPALTAAALHAVFLFSFNEPSVVLGDDGIFIDPPNEDFPEWPPMEIAVTTPDEVVDVSTDTDTPDDTPLPVDDIIDQPAEDLPPVELETPSPVPTEVIHRIADSDFTHVVRPGKETSHWRESASDRFSAAINFGQLDRIPETRLRVSPRYPERMRRDGVEAEVIITFVVDTQGRVVEARADERAPWEFAREAEKAVLRWRFEPGTRKGRPVSFRMSVPLLFAIRDA from the coding sequence ATGAAAAACGCTTTCCTGATTCCTGCTCTGACCGCCGCGGCGCTGCATGCCGTGTTTCTCTTCTCTTTCAATGAACCTTCAGTCGTGCTTGGCGACGATGGTATTTTCATCGATCCGCCGAATGAGGATTTCCCGGAATGGCCGCCGATGGAAATCGCGGTGACGACACCCGACGAGGTCGTCGACGTATCCACCGATACGGATACACCCGACGACACGCCGTTGCCCGTGGATGACATCATCGATCAACCGGCGGAGGACTTGCCTCCGGTAGAGCTGGAGACGCCAAGTCCTGTCCCCACGGAGGTGATACATCGGATCGCGGACAGTGATTTCACTCACGTCGTGCGCCCGGGGAAGGAAACCAGTCATTGGCGCGAAAGCGCGAGTGATCGGTTCAGTGCAGCCATTAACTTTGGCCAGTTGGACCGTATTCCGGAAACGCGACTGCGCGTGTCGCCGCGCTACCCGGAGCGGATGCGGCGCGACGGCGTCGAGGCCGAAGTGATCATCACCTTTGTGGTGGATACGCAGGGGCGCGTGGTGGAGGCCCGGGCGGATGAGCGGGCGCCGTGGGAGTTTGCGCGTGAAGCCGAAAAAGCAGTGCTGCGATGGCGCTTCGAACCCGGCACGCGCAAAGGGCGGCCGGTCTCGTTTCGGATGAGTGTGCCGCTGCTGTTTGCGATCCGCGACGCTTGA
- a CDS encoding GreA/GreB family elongation factor, which translates to MDALLAELQQDHELQTRAALLARDEATNEESRAEGKYDTRGQEAAYLAESQAKIATELSDAITFYRSLKLPDSRPPAAIEVGSVVKVERPGKPLWCFIGSRAGGTDFTYEGKAFTVITPASPLGRLLLGKKQGDTVYLVARGKPQAHRIAETA; encoded by the coding sequence ATGGACGCGCTCCTGGCGGAGCTGCAGCAGGACCATGAGCTGCAAACCCGTGCCGCCCTCCTGGCCCGCGATGAAGCGACCAACGAGGAAAGCCGCGCCGAAGGCAAATACGACACCCGTGGGCAAGAGGCCGCCTACCTCGCCGAAAGCCAGGCCAAAATCGCCACCGAGTTGAGCGATGCGATCACCTTTTACCGCTCGCTCAAGCTGCCGGACTCCCGCCCCCCCGCCGCCATCGAGGTGGGTTCCGTGGTCAAGGTCGAGCGCCCCGGCAAACCCCTGTGGTGTTTTATCGGTTCCCGTGCCGGCGGCACCGACTTCACCTACGAGGGCAAAGCCTTCACCGTCATCACGCCGGCCTCCCCGCTGGGGCGCCTGTTGCTCGGCAAGAAGCAGGGAGATACGGTTTACCTCGTGGCCCGCGGCAAACCGCAGGCCCACCGCATCGCGGAGACGGCCTAA
- a CDS encoding response regulator — MPVPYILSVDDETDVSDLIAFNLRQHGYEVGTAATGREALASIEGRRPDLLLLDLMLPDIDGFAICEILRRDMATAALPVIIISAWSEQDSRHLGLELGAIDFLNKPFSPRALVNRVNELLGQRAPHPRISA; from the coding sequence ATGCCCGTGCCTTACATCCTCAGTGTGGACGACGAAACCGACGTCTCCGATCTCATCGCGTTTAACCTGCGCCAGCATGGCTACGAGGTGGGCACCGCCGCGACCGGGCGTGAGGCGCTCGCCTCCATCGAAGGGCGTCGTCCCGACCTACTGTTGCTCGACCTCATGCTCCCCGACATCGACGGCTTCGCGATTTGCGAGATCTTGCGCCGCGACATGGCGACCGCCGCCCTGCCCGTCATCATCATCTCCGCGTGGAGCGAACAGGATTCCCGCCATCTCGGCCTCGAACTCGGCGCGATCGATTTTCTCAACAAGCCGTTCAGCCCCCGCGCGCTGGTCAATCGCGTGAACGAACTGCTCGGCCAGCGCGCCCCGCACCCGCGCATCAGCGCTTGA
- a CDS encoding ParA family protein, whose amino-acid sequence MARKIAFINYKGGVGKTSLLVNVAASLAKLGKRVLICDFDTQSNASIWLLRLDRWNKINATGAGAVFSIFDPGEQSVKDIVVKDVVLNKTGEPVLPGLDIVPTTFNLVDLENEYRGDPSRPHYVVFRDQLAEIEGNYDFILFDCPPNILRASQCGIFCANEIYVPANPDALSLIGFTLLVEKLGKFHQLSASFRNGAQGHPARVEGIIFNSIKTGVDIDVPRMRMQLRLNQYRSAKRVSPIAKLFNQQVRDAMVVRRAVTLGLPVALVNASADGSGEKTVIDDYHGVANELIRHGDSLVA is encoded by the coding sequence ATGGCTCGAAAAATCGCTTTCATTAATTACAAGGGTGGCGTCGGTAAGACCTCGCTGCTGGTCAATGTCGCCGCTTCGCTGGCCAAGCTCGGCAAACGAGTGCTGATCTGCGACTTCGATACTCAATCCAATGCGTCGATCTGGCTGCTGCGGCTTGATCGGTGGAATAAGATCAACGCCACGGGAGCCGGTGCGGTCTTTTCGATTTTCGATCCGGGGGAGCAGTCGGTGAAGGATATCGTGGTGAAGGATGTTGTGCTCAACAAAACCGGCGAGCCGGTGCTGCCGGGCCTCGATATCGTGCCGACCACCTTCAATCTGGTGGACCTCGAGAACGAATACCGCGGCGATCCGTCCCGGCCGCACTATGTGGTGTTTCGTGACCAGCTGGCCGAGATCGAGGGCAACTACGACTTCATCCTCTTCGATTGCCCGCCGAACATCCTGCGGGCATCGCAGTGCGGGATTTTTTGCGCCAACGAGATTTACGTGCCGGCCAATCCCGATGCGCTGAGCTTGATCGGCTTCACGCTGTTGGTGGAGAAGCTGGGCAAGTTCCACCAGCTGAGCGCCAGTTTCCGCAACGGTGCCCAGGGGCATCCGGCGCGCGTGGAGGGCATCATTTTCAACTCGATCAAAACCGGCGTGGACATCGATGTGCCGCGCATGCGCATGCAGTTGCGTCTTAACCAATATCGCAGCGCCAAGCGCGTGTCGCCCATCGCCAAGCTCTTCAATCAGCAGGTGCGCGATGCCATGGTAGTGCGCCGCGCGGTCACGTTGGGCCTCCCGGTCGCGCTGGTGAACGCCTCGGCCGACGGCAGCGGCGAAAAGACCGTGATCGACGATTACCACGGCGTGGCCAACGAGCTCATCCGCCACGGTGACTCGCTGGTGGCCTGA